One Aegilops tauschii subsp. strangulata cultivar AL8/78 chromosome 2, Aet v6.0, whole genome shotgun sequence genomic window, TCGCATTACCCGATATACCACATCGCAGGCACCTAGTCAAATAGCAGAAAGTTGTCAGGATGATGTTAAGTGCAAACATACAGCTGAACTGAAGCCACTTCTGCAACACGAGAAGCAAAAGCAACTGAACTTGAACAAATGGACTGTAACTGTTTGTTTCATCAGCATCAAACTGTGATAGCATCACCAACGGTGAGCAAGCAAGTGATAGCGGAAGCACTTGGGCAAGCACGTACCGGACGTGGCCGTCGAGGCTGTCGTCGGCGGCGTTGTCGCGGTGGAGCTCCAGCTCCTGCTCCGCCGGCACGGCGGCGTACGGGTGCATCTCCCCTCCGCCTCCATCCGAGGCCACCAGCATGTGCATCATGGCATCACCACCCTGCCGGCGGCCACACTCATATGAAGAAAATTCACCAAAGACGCCGGAAAAATGGGGAAAAAAATTAGTTGAATTTGTACCTTGGGAAGCGCCGGCGAGTGGTTCGGTAGGAAATTTCGTACGAATTTTGGAAAACCTCTTGATTTGTGGGAATCGGAGCTAGGGTTTGGAGCCAAGCAGATGAGCAGGGTGGGGATGGGGAGGGGGTGCTGGGATCCGATGCGGCGGCGCGGTAGGTGGCCTCGTGTGGTCTCATCCGACACCCGACACGTGTACGCTCCGGATCTCACATGGGCTCACCCATTCCCCCTCCGTGCTCACTCTGATACATGGGCCCACGGCCCGTGGACCCCGCCCGTCATAAGCCTCTCTCCCCCCACAGCCGAAACCGAAGAACCCGAGAAGCGAAGCCAAGGGGACAGCAGCGGGCGAGAGAGGCAGAGAGAGGCGAGGAGAGGACATCGCCGTCGCCATGAGCGCCCTCAAGTTCTGCAGCAAATGGTGAGCGGACAGATCCATCCTTGGCATTCGTCTCCGATGTTTCCTCCCCGGTGATCCAAGGATCTAATTAATGGTCGTTTATTAATCTCAAATGTATTTTTGCTGCGTCTTTTTTTTTTTGCAGCGACAACATGCTGTATCCGCAGGAGGACAAGGAGATGCACACCCTCCTCTACGCCTGCTCGAATTGCCAGCACCAGGTGGTTGCCTTGTCCCGTGCCAGATGATGAAATTGTATTGTGTTTGGATTTGGTTCTTCATCCTCGGGACGAAACCCTAGGTTCGGTTGGGGATTGGGGTTTGCGGTGCTGATCTGGAAGGGTATGTTAGGTTGAACTCGTGGGTTTGGTCAAGGTTTAGTGATCCGGTGACTGATGGTGGCTACGGGATTAAGGTTTGGTGGCACGTTATTGATAagtttgtgatttgttggtttgttCTGGTAGAGCAACTGTAGCAGAGTCGCCGTATTGGCAGCCGACATAACACGTATGGAGCGTGCTCCATAATATTATGGAGGCTGCCGAGGCAAAGCGCCAACTCCGAGTCTGTCATATTGCGGCCTCCAtgtctttttcttttcttttctgtttttttttggtTGCATCAACTCATTGTCCCACACTCAGTTTGAGGGATTGAAACTCTAAATTGAGTCAACATTCGTTACAAAGGTCTTGCATAGGTGGAGAAAAGTCGATTAGCGACATTTTCACATTATAGGTGTTCATCCCATTTGTGCCCCGTGCGGCCGTCGAGGTCGGGGACGGCTTTCTCAAGGGGGGCAAGGCCCAATATGGCGTTTTTTGTCTCCTCGAATGTCACCATATTGGCATCAATTGGCGCCATTTGGCTCGCTCCCTCTCCGCTACAAAATCCGCCTGGGCCTCCTAGTAGGGTCGCTCGACAGCCGAGATCCTCCCTTTACTGTTTGCCATCCAGTTGTCATTAATTCTGTTTATCCCACTTACCTGAAGGTTAAAACCCCGCCTATATAAGCTGGGCTGTGGCTAGGTTGCGTTTATGATTTTATTCCCCATTTCTACCATGATGGCAAGAATATCTACAGATACAATTACTCTATGAAATCAATGGCCCTCTTGATTTGGCCTTATAAATGCTTGATTCCACTGTGAGATCTCTCGATTTACTCTCCAATTAGGTAGGATTGCTGCTGGGATCTGGCACCATTGTTCTAGAATAAATATAGGAAGTGATTTTTTGGCCCTTTGTAATTGTTTTCTGATGCGTCTTGATCTTCTTTGTGAAATCCTCAAGAATTAAATCAATACAATGAGCTGCACAGAGTCcatttttttttctcttttccaTCAACGACTCACCAGCTGCGTTATAGTTAGCTGCATCTTCTGTTACAACTTAAACAAACATTATCTTTTTCTACTTTCCCAACAATATCATCTAACATTTCAAACACTTTGTCGGCTGTCTTAGAAATGTCAGAAGTATTGACAGGAGAGAAAGACCGTACTTTTTGGGCCATTCACTAAAAAGTTGCATATGGATCTTCTCTTTCTATCCGTCCAGCCACCAGACATTATTGTACACCCTGTCTTCTTCCTCTGTTCTTTGAATTCAGATAGCAAATTCTTTGTTCTCTTAACGTCCAGCTTGAGAAATTTTACCCTCACTTTGTGATATGATGGAGGTTTAAAACCTTTACTGTATATTTCAATCATCTTTGCCATTCTGAATCCTTGACAACATTAAAATGAGATAGAATTGTTATAGAGGACCCGGCAAATTTGGGTGCAAACCTCTTCTCTCTCTTCGTTTTATGTAATATGTTGTTTGAGCATTGCGCTTGTTAGCGAAGCGATTTGTCACAGCCTCATCTTCAATGTTGTCAGCTGGAGTATTCTCTTTTATGCATCTGTTTCCTCCATTTCTAAGTTGAACTTCCTCTTCTTTGCATCATTTTTTTCTGCTTGGATTCCCTAAAATTTTGAAGAACTTTTTTCGAACATCATCAGGTACTTTTTCACAATGCTCAACATTAAACCTAGTCCTCGCCAAGTGATGCTTCAGTCTGTAAACACCCCATTTAATAAGAAGGCAATATTTGCATCTAATTGTCTTCTTCTCATGATCGATTTCATTTCCATGGTCCCAGCCAGGGCCAGTCCGATTTTCACGAGCATTCGTCCTTGTAGGTTTACTACTTTTGGTAGGGCAGTGGCTGACTTTTCCGTTATATAAATATAAGATTTAGAAGAGTTAGCTACCAAGCTATCTAATTATTTAATCTAGTAGTGTTCATACTAGTAGCTAACCTGTGCAACGTATCAAGGATGCCCCTCAATGTTTGATGGCTGTTGCTTCACTCGTATCAAGGGAGAGTCTGCTCGGGATGACCATGCATGGGAGCCTGGCAGTCTACACTCGTCAAGGTCGGCGTACGTGTTGCCGGCGGCCTACAAGCCGACGAAGCCGCTAGAGAGACAAAAAATGAGATTGGGAGACAAGCACAAGCAGACGACCAGCACCAATGGAAATGAATTTAGGGTATTAATACAACTGCTGCATGCTAATAATCTACCATAGAGCATAGATGGATGGCCGAGTTTGAAAGAAAACTGAGTCGCTCAGAATCTGGATTGGCTCGCGATTTCACACGACCAGATGCGTGATTCAATCCCCCAAACTTGGATTTAGACTGTGAATCTCTACTATTTAATGGGAGTCTGTACATCGTTCATCCCCCCAGGGCCCCACCTACCGAAGGATCTTCCCATGATTCTCTATTTCCTTTTACTGACCGCAACCCCATCCAGTTTTGTAAGTGTCGATTCAATCAAATCTCTTTCCTTTCTTAGGATGCACTCACGTGTCTCCCCGGCAGATCCACTGCCATAAAAAGTAAATCAAGCATCAATAAAAAATTGTCTCCTGCAACCCCAGCCGGTCCACTACCATACATGGCAAATCAGTCTATCTACACTTCTACATCTACTCTACACTACCTAAAAAAGGCATAACGTTCCCATTTCGCTCAATCTTCGTCTGCCTCCAACCCATGCGTAGCGCACCAAGAAAACCAGGGGGAAACCGGTCCGCTACAACCCATTCACGCACGCCTCCCCTCTATTCCCTCTACACACTGGGTCTGTTTCTTCAAGGTCAAGTCTTTGTTTTTTAGAGAAAGAGAGGTAGATGGGTTGGTGGAAGAGGAGAAATCATTTAACGGTACATCAAACCGACAATACAGCCTAATGTACATGAGTATTCTAAATGTATATGTTAGACATGATTGATGTAACCATTAGAATGTGTATGCTCCTGTTGCAACGCATTGGCAATTAGCTAGTATTAGTAATACATGGACTACATGGACCTGAGCCATATGCATTGAAGCCCAACCAAAAAAGCCCATGTGATTTAAGGCTTATAATCAAACCCTTCAGCTTTTGACCTGAGCTGTATGCATGCCTTTTGTTTTTTCCGTTTACTCTGCCCATGACCTAGAGCCACATTTTGCTCAGCGGCTCAGATCATACATCGATCGATCTTTGGTTTTCTGATCTCATTGGTCCATGGAGTCGCCAAGGCCGAAGGCCGAGGATACATGGACGATTCTGCAGCACTATCATGCTACGGTGCTAACCCCAGGCCCGTTCCGTCTCTATTCTTCCTATTGTGTCTTGATCAAACACTAGATTAAAGGTAATCTATATCCACATCTTAACACTAGTAACCAGTGCCATCTTTTGATGAATTTAGTTCATCTAGTATGGTTAATTAGTTCCCCAACAATGATTAATTGTGCCGTACCACATGGATTAATTTTGTTGGCCGTGTATAATGCATACATGAGAAGAGATTAATTTACTGATTGGATAACCTATATAGGGGTGATGCCCCACGGTGACCTGAACAGAGGCCTCAAGGCCGAGTTGTCATCAGTGTGCAGATCCCATCGTCATACACGCTGTATGTCTCCCGTTGGCTGGTTGCCCTTTCTTAGTTTTGTTGTACCTTAAGGATGAAGGAATTATGCCTTAGTGTATTATAATTTCTTCTTCGCGCCCCTCATGTTTGAATCTTGGCTCCGCCCCTGGAAGAACCAAGTTCCCTTCCGTCTCACGCCTAGATGGCTGCCGGAGATGGAAGGAAATGGCAGCCTTACCGTAGAAAGAGAGAGAAACCCTAGCCGCCTTTGTGTGGGGGAGTGGAGAAAGGACAAGGGGATCGCGTCTCCCATGTCGGCTTACTTGATTTTATCTTGCCAATAATGTTTCCACAACAACATATCTTGATATTAGcctctgaaaagaaagtttttcTATCTTTTCTTTCAACTCAGGGGAGATACGGCCGTGAAGCAAAACCAGATTGCTGTGCCATATGAAGGATAGCTATACTAATTCGGTATATACTCAAAAACACATTCGGTACAAAATTGACCTAACTCTTCGATATATTTCCTGCTGAATATCCCTGATCCCTTTTCCCGATGGTCTGGAGAAAGCAGCAATCAACATGACTTTCCTAATCCCCCCTTCCTTTCAGGAAGAATGTGAAATTATTTTTCCTTAAATGGGAGCAGAGCATGGAAACCAAAGTGGCTAATTTTTGAATTAAATAAAAAGCAAAATATACAAACTCTGAAATCAATGCTATAATTAAGCAATTGTTTTCTTTTAATATCCTTTTCAAATCTCAAACTCAAGGGAGAAATTTGCTTCttatttttttaaataaagaTTGACGAAACAAATAACACTTAAAGAGTTGCTCCTTACAAGAACAAAACTGAGGTGACTGTCAGTTATGTGCACAAGATGTTTTCTTTTGTGTGGTGATGGTTGAGTTTTTTTTTGTTGTTGTGTGGAGAAAGGACAAGGGGATCGTCTCCCAAACGCTTAATTTGTAAATGTTTGATCCTTTTAACATCTTATAATTTTTTATCATGAGTTTTCGCATAGACTGACTAATAATTGACATATGCTGAAACCACTGACAGGAGATTGCTACTGATACTTGTGTGTACAAAAGGGTTCTTCGGAAATCTGCTGATGAACCTAAAGACACCCTAAAAGACGCAGCTGCTGATGCGTCTCTGCCACGCACCAGAAGTGTTAAATGCTACAACTGTGGCTATCCAGAAGCTGCTTATTTCCAGGTCTGTAAATGAGCGTTGCTCACCTCCCTGTTGTTTGTCTCTGCAGTTGTTGCTAAGGGTTGCAAGTACCGTCTGTAGAGGTAGATGTTAGTAATACCAAACCATGATCATGTGTTGTTTTCCTGCATCCTTTTCTGTTGATGTACATTTCGATTTATGTCGCTCCCTGATCTGCAGGCCCCGACGAAGGGAGAGCTTGGCCTGACCCTGTACTTCATCTGCTGCAGCCCTACCTGTGGCCACAGGTGGAGGGACTGACTGACTGACTGACAAGGGGGGAGCCCTCCCCAGAACGGAGTGTTCGTTCTTGGCACTGAAACTTGACTGGCCCTGTGTTGCTCATGACTTGCGTTTGTCTTAACTTGTTAGCTTGTGGTATCTGTGTTCCGAAGTTTAGGGCAACTTCATCAATGTGAACTTACTGCTTCTGAGCTTGTTCTCTTCGATCTATATAATATATACTAGCAAAAGGGTCCGTGTGTTGCAACGGGAGAGAAAGAACATAATCTCCAATGGCCATGAGAACATTTTGCTGCATCACCAATAACACTTTGGCGAACAATTTGTTCAATCTCATTAACACTTTattaaacatttttttaaatcatgaatttttttattttccaaACATTTGTTTTCAAACTTTCAAACCTTTTTTGAATATGCTAACATTTAaaaaaaacatgaacattttatgatttattaaatattttatttaaaaaTTATCATTTATTTAAATTTTAGGAACTTTTTTGAAGTACCACAAGgagagaaaaaaacaaaaaagggAAAAAACGAAATTTAAAAACAGGCTGCCCGCACATGGACTGGCCCAAACGGCCGCGCTCGTCTTCTTCCAGCGTGCAGTATAGGAGATCCCTACTGTGTGGGCTGGCCAAGGCGGGGGCCGGGATTCCCCTGCGTGATTTTTTTGTCACTTATAGGTAGCATTGGTGGGTAATATTTTGCAATTTTGAGGGCAATTTATGTGATGTACCGTCAGAAGCACTAATgactttattattagggaaagaggCATTACTTCATCTAGAAACAAAAATCAAGaacaatttttttgaattaagTAAAAACATCAGCATCTCTGTTTACTTTCGTTATATCATCAAAACTGATGCTAGATTTGTTAATACAACATAATAGTAGTACAGATGGCTTGAGCTTCCAAAGTGTACATACTGTACCCAGCCAGTGCAACAGACGTACATAACACTAAAATTACAAATGAAGAGTGTAAAAATAGAGGTTCAGACAGTCAACAAATCAGTCAACTTTTACTTCCACGACTATAGAGCTTTTATATTATCATAACACAAGTTAAAACTGGCCATTGGTGGATTGCCAAGTAATAACACTATGATGCCAATTTACCAAAACCAAGCACCAGGCAAAGAACATCTTGTTATAAGCTAAGAAACACAATGCTCCATGCATGTTCACATTATCACTTTACGTGGGCTTGACTGGCTCACTGATGGGAATTTTATTTCTGGAAGCTTGTGTTAAGAgttaaaaaaaaaaaaaaagctgAGCTGCATGTGTGAGCATACAGAAAAGAGCAGAGGCGAGAGACGGGTAGACTGGAGTGGAGAGGAACGTACTTGGGCGCGCGCGGCTTCTCGGAAGGGTCGGGCAGCGAGGCAGTGGTGAGAATGCTACTTTGGCTAGGCGACATCTTCAGCTTCGGAAGAGCGTTTGTCGCTGCCGCTGACATCTTCGACATGATCAGGCGGGTGCCACTGCCACCCGAAGCTGGAGCCGCCGGCTTGGCGGCGCTGACTGAAGAGGATCAGGCCGAAGCATCTGACCTCAATCAGGCGGGAAGAAATGAGGAACCATGGTCACATGAATAACTACCGTATGGCCACGATCAACCGGAACCTCATGAGGAAGTCATAGAGGCGGCCGGTGCCCAAGCCTCCCTGGCATCGATTTTGGCAAGGATTTGTTTGAAGCTTGAAGCCAAGAAAATCACAGGGACGGACCAAGCTGATTACAAACCACCTCAATTATATCTCAATCCCTGCGCCTCATCGCCACCCCATCCCGGCAACCCTCCACGCCATGCTGTACCCAAGGGCTCTTTCTACCACATGCTAGATGCCGAGCTCGGGTGCTGCACGCATGAGTGCACCGCAGCCGTCCATGCATGGGCCGGCCGGCCGGCGTGCGCCGCATGCAGATCGAGACCGCATCAATTCCAACAATATCGTGAGGGTAGCTGAGCTATTTCTGCATGGTCAGCATCGTTGCCCCATCTACCTTTTTTCAGTGGATATTCCATTACATGCAGCCTCACCTTACCAGCGAAATTGATGCCTATTGGCTGCGCCTGGACGATGGAACCACCGCACGGGGTGAAGTAGCGGGCTTGGCAAGAGAGGTGGCGCCGGGGACAGCTCAACGGCCGTGCTTGGCGAGGTGTGGTGGTAACGGGGACGACTCATCCACGAAGTCGAGGTGCAGCTCTTGCGCGTCTTCACGATGACGGCCCTGTCCCGATGGTTAAGGAGGTCGCGAAGTCACAGCGGCGGCTGGGGCCCAAGCCTCCTTGGCCTCCATCCGGGAGTGTCAATATGATTCAGATCGGGACATAGATTCCTGTGGGTACCGAGATGATAGCTTCGGTTTGAGAAAATAGGGTTGCCAATCCAAACGCCACGTAAAGGCCCAATTAACAACAGAAGGAAGCTCCTATCAGGCGACCCCGACGCTAACAGGGCCCAGTTGGGTGACCCAAACACGTGATTGACAGAACACGTGATCGACGTATGGAGCACTACGAAAGCTTTAGGTAAAATAGTACCACCTCGGATTTAGAAAATAATATAGGTGAAAAAAACCAAAAGCGTAAATTCACGAGAAAAAgtgtattgtgacggtgaacctacagagtcaatccgtgctttattattagtgAGAGATATATGATGTTGGTTTGACCTTGAAGAGTTCTTAGGATGCGGTGGCTGTGCATCTTCCCTGTTTCATTACCTAGGCACTTATCAGGTCTCATATTGATTTTTGTCCTTGATTTCTCCTGATTCTCTGATGATTGGACAAGACTCAAAATTTGCGTCATCTTCCTGATTCTTCCCACTGAAACTTGGCTGGCTCCGTGGAGTAGATGCACATGCCTGCAGTTAGTCATTCGGAGTACTGGTTGCGAAGTTTGTGATGACTTTGCTGCTGTGCAACTTGAACGCGACGAGGACTTTTTTGCGATGCAGTGCATTGCAGCTTCCCTGTTTAAGTACCTAGGTACTGCCTTTGAGCGCTCAGAGTGATTCTCTCCTTGAATTCTCCTGATTTGCTTCTTTCTGGCAAAACTGGAGTCTTTGCTTTTTTTTAAccgaggcaaaagatttgcctcataTATTAATTAAGGGGGAATAGAGTTTGAAATACACACCGTAActgaaaaaaaagaagaagaaaagagtgTGTTACTCTCCCGGTATGATGTTGCCCAATTTCTTCGCCCCGGCGGTTACCCAAAGGATGGCTTCACTCTTGATGTTGTTGAGCAAAATCGTTGGGGGCATACTCTTTCGTCGAAAGACCCGGGCGTTCTGTTCGTTCCAAATGGTCCATCCCAATAGCATGGTGAGCGAGGCCATGGCTTTCCGGTTGGGGGTGCTCTTGCTTGATCTATTTACCCACCATGCCTTTAAAGAGTCCTCGAGGTGCCAAGTAGATGTGTCAAGTTCTTCTAAATGTATCCACTCATTGACCAAATTCCATAGGCGAAGGGTGAATCGACATTTGACGAAAAGGTGTAGCCCAGATTCTTGTTCTCTTTTGCATAGGGGGCATAGTTGACAGTTTGGCCATCCACGACGGGCCAACCTATCGGCCGTCCAAATTCGACCTTGTATGGCCAGCCAAGCAAAAAAAATCACCTTGGGTGGTGCCCAAACCTTCCAGACCGTGTGATCCATAGGAGAGTGGACTATTCCAAGAAATTGCGCGGAGTAAGCCGTCGCCGTGGAGTATTGACCATCTTTGGCATGCTTCCAAGTAATCTCATCCTCTGCGTGCTCCTCAAGTGAGAATTCCGAGATCAGAAGCCAAAGTTCAACAAATTGACGAATGTGTGTCATAGAGAAGTTGGCGGTCATCTTGATTTTGTTGATCCAGGCTCCCTTGTTGAGAGCGTCTCTCACCTTCCAGTTTTTTCTTGTGGAAGCCTCGTGGATGAGAGGCGCAATATCAATAGGCCTTCTGCCATGAACCCAAGGCGCCTCCCAAAAAGGGGTCTTGGCCCCGTTCCCAACGATGTCTTTGTAATGTCACTTCATTGTTATCATTGATCTGAAGTTTCTTATATTGTTCCTTTTTCGCGAGTGTGTGAATATTAGAGACCTCGTTCAGAATGGTGGGGGCGTTTGGTTTCCGCTTGGCGACTCGGTCGTGACTTGGTATAGTCGTATGGATACGTAGGTTTGGGAGTGTCAGGCGTAACACCTGCAGGTTAAGATTCAGACTAAATCCAGGATTGAAGCTCTCCGCAAGATCTGACGGCTCGCGAACCATTATTTACTTTTACTGTATCTTTtctgttagaagggagagagaggattggtggaatagttgttgtattgcttgagcctcgtgggcatatatataggagtacatgatctacttggagtacaagGCAAACCAGAATATTTTCTAGTCTAACCTATGTTTCCTAATACAATCACGttactcaacatccccccgcagtcacaacggtagcgacgcagacggtgagactggagaagaatccgaaggcaagccgacggacaccccaccacagtcgtaacggtcgatgcatcgcggagtcgtggctggagtggaaaccgacgatgttgctcaagcaggcggtagccctttgtgccgtttgtcgaggtagccgagagcgtgggtggtggagccgtggtcgaggtagccgtgcgaagaatgtcgtggtcgatgtcgagtcagggtgcccggtgtcgaggaagtcaccgtggagccgcgggcgcaagggggcgccgagttagcatgggcgcagtggtgtcgaagtaATGGTGCGCCGGGGAGAAGATGTTGTTGACGACGCGTCGCGGCGGGTTTGCCAAGCCCGGGGACAcatcgtggacgaaggcacgcaccggtgttgccagcaccgggcatgcgtagacagacgaagacgaagttgacgaagcgccgaccaggcttgccaggcccggggacacgtcgtggatgaaggcacgcattggtgttgccagcaccgggcatgcgtagacgagggacctgcacgagctgtacgccatgtcggaGAAGTCGGAGGGGCCAGCAGAGAAGAACTCGACGACGATTGCGGCGTCCATCGGCGTGGGGCCGATATCACCAACGGTGgtcggagtagacgaagtggtcggggtagatgacggcgacgctggcgacgggctggtgcttggacgaagacgaagggggtggacgggcggcggcggcggccaaagaagagcggcggcggcggcctgacggcagcagcggcggctaggttaggagtgcggcgacggtgctcgaagtaggcgaagaaccctgaCAGCATGACGAAGACTGGcgcggacggtggcgttcccgcgccaagggagACGGCGCAACACATACCAAGGGAGGTCGACGCACAGTGACAGCGGAGTAGACCGCAGGCCGCGGCGCTaaggcccgaaggggcgacgcagcggcggcgggcgggtcggggcgacggcgggaagacctctgggcggcggcggggaccgcgggCCGCGACGCTGCGGCCCGAAGGGGTGACGCAACGGCGGTTTGCGAGTCGGTGCAACCGCGGGGACGGCCTCGGGGCGGTGGCGGGGACCGCATATCGCggcactacggcccgaaggggcgacgcagtgGTGACGCACGAGTCGATGCAACCGCGAGGAGAACCACAGGGCGGGGGCgctgcggcccgacggggcgacgcagcggcagcccgATGCTCGATCGGCGGAGAGGCGCGCGGTACTCGGGACGATCTTCACGGGACCTGCGAAGGCGCGCGTAACCGACAGGCCAGGTCGGTCGCGCGGCGTAGatgaggcggatcgcggcggcgagcgggtgatcaagccgagcgcgcgcgaggtcggggacgccgcTCGGTGGAGGCGGGGTGGCGGTGGACTCTGTGATGAGGCCGGCGACGACGGACGGCGTGGGACGCCTTGCGGACGAGCTTGTCAGCACCGGCACCCGGGCTGCCAAAGCAGCGCCAGCGCCCGGGCAGCGAGGCCCGAGCGACCAACGGAGCAGCGGCGCCTGGGTTGAGGCAGCCGACGAGCCTGACGTAGCCGTCCCGACACAACCGAGAACGAGGCCGGCGAGGTAGACCGCTGGGCTGTCGTGCAGACGCGACGGAGGCGGGTGATGTGGATTGATGGGCGGGCCGGCGCGCGAGCGACGGCTATGATTGACCGTCGCTtggcgcgaggccgccgggtctGGGCGATGCAGGTGTCCCGGTCGGAGCAGGGCGGTGACGGCCGGCGCAGGGTGACGGGCGGACCGACACGCGGACGACGTCTGGCCCTGATGGACCGCCTCGGCGCGCGTGGTCGCCGGGTCAGAGGAGAGGCCGGCTGGTCGCGCCGGTGTCGGAGTAGAGGCGCACGGGGGTCaacggcggcgcgggcgacgcaaaccgatcaagaATAGATCGAAAAACCAAAAAAGAAAAACGCCGATCAAAACGACCGGCGAGAGAGCGAAAAAACCTGGAGCAAGGACTCGGGAAAAAGACTTTCTAGGGCAGCCGGCCAACACGGCCGgtggacgaaccctaggtacgggcgacGCGGCCCCaggcggcggtca contains:
- the LOC109761126 gene encoding DNA-directed RNA polymerases II, IV and V subunit 9A, which translates into the protein MSALKFCSKCDNMLYPQEDKEMHTLLYACSNCQHQEIATDTCVYKRVLRKSADEPKDTLKDAAADASLPRTRSVKCYNCGYPEAAYFQAPTKGELGLTLYFICCSPTCGHRWRD